Proteins found in one Paenibacillus dendritiformis genomic segment:
- a CDS encoding ABC transporter substrate-binding protein, with protein MNSNVYGRKRMLSAVLAMMMGAAALLSGCGASAAGTSSGSGSDAQTGGLAPAPAAQTASEPAAGSPVEIEFWYSLGGANGELIEAMTADFNASQDQVFVRPAYQGDYYTNHSKVLAAVAAGNQPDVTMIEVASVGAFADAGVIEPLSPYTQGAEKDYIDGLMGNSYWKDELYAIPFNRSTPLLYVNKALLKEAGLNPEGPKTWAELEEFAGKLTKQEGGKTVRYGFSTPIDIWFYEALVFQSGGSILTEDNKQLALLNEAGKAPLEFWSRMIKEGIMKNPPGEKYNAWDVAKQDFVNGQVAMIFTSTGDLKGLKETAGFEVGTAFLPANKDYGAPTGGANLAVLAASSPEKKQAAWKFIQWMTAPEQTIRWSQGSGYMPVSKTAVESDALKEAFAKDPNFKVAIDQLQYGKARPMVPGYKELQEVIMTEIQRVILGQATPDEALQAATDKANKLLRK; from the coding sequence ATGAATTCGAATGTGTATGGCAGGAAGCGAATGCTGTCAGCCGTGCTGGCGATGATGATGGGGGCGGCGGCATTGTTGTCCGGCTGCGGCGCGTCAGCCGCGGGCACGTCCTCGGGAAGCGGATCGGACGCCCAGACAGGGGGACTCGCCCCGGCACCGGCGGCGCAGACCGCTTCCGAGCCGGCTGCGGGCTCGCCAGTAGAGATTGAGTTCTGGTATTCCCTTGGCGGAGCGAATGGCGAGCTGATTGAGGCGATGACGGCTGACTTCAACGCGTCTCAGGATCAAGTGTTCGTCCGGCCGGCTTATCAGGGCGATTATTATACGAACCATTCCAAGGTGCTGGCCGCCGTCGCGGCGGGCAACCAGCCCGATGTCACGATGATCGAGGTCGCTTCAGTCGGGGCGTTCGCGGACGCGGGCGTTATCGAGCCGCTGTCGCCGTATACGCAAGGCGCGGAGAAAGACTATATCGACGGATTGATGGGCAATTCCTACTGGAAGGATGAGCTGTACGCCATCCCGTTCAACCGTTCGACGCCTTTGCTCTATGTGAACAAGGCGCTTCTGAAGGAAGCGGGGCTCAACCCGGAAGGCCCGAAGACATGGGCGGAGCTGGAGGAATTCGCCGGCAAGCTGACCAAGCAGGAAGGCGGGAAGACGGTGCGTTACGGCTTCTCCACGCCGATCGACATCTGGTTCTATGAAGCGCTTGTCTTCCAGAGCGGCGGCAGCATATTGACCGAGGACAACAAGCAGCTTGCGCTTTTGAACGAAGCGGGGAAGGCGCCGCTCGAATTCTGGTCGCGCATGATCAAGGAAGGCATCATGAAGAATCCGCCGGGCGAGAAATACAATGCCTGGGACGTGGCCAAGCAGGATTTCGTCAACGGGCAGGTCGCCATGATCTTCACGTCGACGGGCGATCTGAAGGGCTTGAAGGAGACGGCCGGATTCGAGGTCGGGACCGCCTTCCTGCCGGCGAACAAGGATTACGGCGCTCCGACGGGCGGCGCGAACCTGGCCGTGCTGGCGGCATCGTCTCCGGAGAAGAAGCAGGCGGCGTGGAAGTTCATTCAATGGATGACCGCTCCGGAGCAGACGATTCGCTGGTCCCAAGGCTCGGGGTATATGCCGGTCAGCAAGACCGCGGTCGAATCGGACGCCTTGAAAGAGGCCTTCGCCAAGGATCCGAACTTCAAGGTCGCGATCGATCAGCTGCAATATGGCAAAGCGCGTCCGATGGTACCCGGCTATAAGGAATTGCAGGAGGTCATCATGACCGAGATCCAGCGGGTCATCCTCGGCCAGGCGACGCCGGACGAAGCGCTGCAGGCGGCGACGGACAAGGCGAACAAGCTGCTCCGCAAATGA
- a CDS encoding ABC transporter permease: MKRRLATAGPPLAALLLFIGVWQIAVMLFDVEKWMLPSPLDIAREAAANGSGILLHALATLKLMLIGFGTGAGIGLTLACLLHPLPWLKRAIYPLIILSQNVPTIALLPLLMLWFGFGLLPKVIVIALVCFFPVCVAALDGLTQTDRTMLHYMRMTGATRAQLFWKLELPHALPSVFSGLKIAATYSVMGAVIAEWLGTDQGIGYYMMLQKAAYRVDRMFLGIVVIILLSLAMFGAIRLLERMVIRWRPEENEK; encoded by the coding sequence ATGAAAAGACGTCTTGCAACGGCGGGACCGCCCCTGGCAGCCCTGCTGCTGTTCATCGGGGTGTGGCAGATCGCTGTCATGTTGTTCGATGTGGAGAAGTGGATGCTCCCAAGCCCGCTTGATATTGCGCGGGAAGCGGCGGCCAACGGCAGCGGCATTCTGCTGCACGCGCTGGCGACCCTGAAGCTGATGCTGATCGGCTTCGGAACCGGAGCGGGGATCGGCCTCACGCTGGCTTGCCTGCTCCATCCGCTTCCGTGGCTGAAGCGCGCGATCTATCCGCTCATTATATTGAGCCAGAACGTGCCGACAATCGCGCTGCTGCCGCTGCTGATGCTGTGGTTCGGCTTCGGCCTGCTGCCGAAGGTGATCGTGATTGCGCTCGTCTGCTTTTTCCCGGTCTGCGTGGCCGCCCTGGACGGCCTGACCCAGACGGATCGGACGATGCTTCATTATATGCGCATGACGGGGGCGACCCGGGCGCAGCTGTTCTGGAAGCTGGAGCTGCCGCATGCGCTGCCCTCCGTCTTCTCGGGCTTGAAGATCGCCGCCACCTACAGTGTGATGGGAGCGGTAATCGCGGAATGGCTTGGAACGGATCAGGGCATCGGCTATTATATGATGCTGCAAAAAGCGGCATACCGCGTCGACCGGATGTTCCTCGGCATCGTCGTCATCATTCTGCTCAGCCTGGCGATGTTCGGAGCGATCCGCCTGCTGGAGCGGATGGTCATCCGCTGGCGGCCCGAGGAGAACGAGAAATGA
- a CDS encoding carbohydrate ABC transporter permease translates to MHNLVHRWPFRLLEGLALTLIAGMFLFPFLWMLVTAFKSKPEVLQFPPTWIPQEWRWDNFAAAWNSGPFGRYVLNNVIVAVSILALQLLTGIPAAYAFARFRFKGRGLLFSLVLLALMIPSQVVFLPIYVQMSGWNLINTLWALILPFGASAFGIFLIRQAFMQIPEDMMEAARLDHATEWTIMWRIAVPMAKPAVTTFALFSLIYHWNDYFWPLIMTNQAAMRTLPVGIAMLKETEGISAWNVLMAGNLMLVVPALLLFVLAQRHIMQAFVYSTK, encoded by the coding sequence ATGCACAACCTGGTCCACCGATGGCCATTCCGCTTGCTGGAAGGCCTTGCGCTCACATTGATAGCGGGCATGTTTCTCTTTCCCTTCTTGTGGATGCTCGTGACCGCCTTCAAATCGAAGCCGGAGGTGCTGCAATTCCCGCCGACGTGGATCCCGCAGGAATGGAGATGGGACAATTTCGCGGCGGCATGGAACTCGGGTCCGTTCGGCCGATACGTGCTGAACAATGTGATTGTTGCCGTCAGCATTTTGGCGCTGCAACTGCTCACCGGCATTCCGGCGGCTTATGCCTTCGCCCGCTTTCGCTTCAAGGGAAGGGGACTGCTGTTCAGCCTCGTGCTGCTGGCGCTCATGATCCCGTCGCAGGTCGTGTTCCTTCCTATTTATGTGCAAATGAGCGGATGGAATCTGATCAATACGCTGTGGGCGTTAATTCTTCCGTTCGGGGCGAGCGCCTTCGGGATCTTCCTCATCCGGCAAGCATTCATGCAGATACCGGAAGATATGATGGAGGCGGCCCGGCTCGATCATGCGACCGAATGGACGATCATGTGGCGCATCGCGGTGCCGATGGCGAAGCCGGCCGTAACGACCTTTGCGCTGTTCAGCCTTATTTACCATTGGAATGATTATTTCTGGCCGCTGATTATGACGAATCAAGCCGCGATGCGGACGCTTCCGGTCGGCATTGCGATGCTGAAGGAGACGGAAGGCATCAGCGCGTGGAACGTGTTGATGGCAGGCAATCTGATGCTGGTCGTTCCGGCGCTGCTGCTGTTCGTGCTGGCACAGCGGCATATTATGCAGGCTTTCGTGTACAGCACCAAATAA
- a CDS encoding carbohydrate ABC transporter permease, with protein sequence MEWKHAAVTADDWGCLIVKSTVMSGRGALLSGERTRQAVQKNDAAVHRRRLWERIRPYVYIGPAFLFLALFFFYPMLSVFVLSFFDWSLLNLSSRSWYGLANYRELLADPDFAHVVANTAIYTAATVGLGLLLALLLALWLNRPGRRFGMIQGMLFSPHIISLVSISILWLWMMDPQYGLLNSVLEAFGIPGLPWLADPATALPALILVALWKGVGYNMIVLIAGLQSIPREIHEAALLDNVSRWRVVWRITIPLLSPSLFFLLIMNTISSFQVFDTISIMTQGGPVNSTNMLVYYIYEQGMEFFNGGYAAAGSVLLLAAVGLVTLAHFALLGRRVHYH encoded by the coding sequence GTGGAATGGAAGCATGCCGCTGTAACAGCTGATGATTGGGGGTGCCTTATCGTGAAATCGACTGTAATGTCCGGACGAGGAGCGCTGCTGTCTGGGGAGCGGACACGGCAGGCCGTGCAGAAGAACGATGCTGCGGTCCATCGCCGCCGCCTGTGGGAGCGAATCCGTCCCTACGTTTATATCGGCCCGGCTTTTCTGTTCCTCGCGTTGTTCTTCTTCTATCCGATGCTGTCCGTCTTTGTTCTCAGCTTCTTCGACTGGTCCCTGCTTAATCTGTCCAGCCGTTCCTGGTACGGCTTGGCCAATTACCGCGAGCTGCTCGCGGATCCCGACTTCGCCCATGTGGTCGCCAATACGGCGATATACACGGCGGCTACCGTCGGCCTGGGGCTGCTGCTGGCATTGCTGCTGGCCTTGTGGCTGAACCGTCCCGGGCGGAGGTTCGGGATGATTCAGGGCATGCTGTTCAGCCCGCATATCATCTCCCTCGTCTCCATATCGATCTTGTGGCTGTGGATGATGGATCCCCAATACGGCCTGCTGAACAGCGTGCTGGAAGCATTCGGCATTCCCGGCTTGCCTTGGCTCGCCGATCCGGCCACCGCTCTGCCTGCGCTCATTCTTGTCGCGCTCTGGAAGGGGGTCGGCTACAACATGATCGTGCTGATTGCCGGATTGCAGAGCATCCCGCGCGAGATTCATGAAGCGGCTCTGCTGGATAACGTCTCACGCTGGCGCGTCGTATGGCGGATTACGATTCCGCTCTTGTCGCCCAGTCTGTTCTTTCTGCTCATCATGAATACGATCAGTTCCTTTCAAGTTTTCGATACGATCAGCATCATGACTCAAGGCGGTCCGGTGAACAGCACCAATATGCTTGTCTATTACATCTACGAGCAAGGGATGGAATTCTTCAATGGCGGCTACGCCGCTGCCGGATCGGTCCTGCTGCTGGCCGCTGTCGGTCTGGTGACGCTCGCGCATTTCGCGCTGCTCGGGCGCCGGGTCCATTACCACTAA
- a CDS encoding FAD-dependent oxidoreductase: protein MKEIVVLGAGYGGVLTAKKLAKRFKKDQDIRIRLIDRKPFHTMMTELHEVAAGRVDEDAIKMDLNKIFAGLKVDIVLDEITNIDFKSNKLQGKRDTYKYDHLVIGTGCKPSFFGIPGAEEHSFSLWSFEDAVKLKQQIRQMFMDATKVTDPEMRKQMLTFVVVGAGFTGVEMIGELAEYREQLCKEFYVDESEVRLVVADMAPKILPILPQNLIDKADKYLRKMKVEIITGTKISGVTPNSVILGEDNEIKSSTVIWTAGVEGSDLVGNLDVQQQGRKRILTNDKLQSVDYDNVYVVGDNIFYIPEGEERPVPQMVENAEHSAGLIAHNLVCDIKGGTQKSYKPAFHGTMVSIGGRYGVAAVGTPKKLFHFSGFLAMFFKHMINIVYFLQVLGFNKVWTYLMHEVFHIENRRSFVGGHFSKRSPNFWLVPLRIYVGVMWLLQGWEKAGKLLKDPSQMFLIPPKAMDGVTAATEAVDAVHSTVDAQTAASAVEGASTAIKAIPVPDFIKGMVDWSMDLMFYTSDGGYTSLAYIFQGCMVAAEVIFGIMLILGLFTAIAAIGTCAMSVMIYTSGMAPYEMFWYFFGGIALIGGSGSTFGLDYYLYPRLKRIWKKIPIVRRWYLYTD, encoded by the coding sequence ATGAAAGAGATCGTTGTGTTGGGCGCAGGCTACGGCGGTGTCCTGACGGCGAAGAAGCTGGCCAAACGGTTCAAAAAGGATCAGGATATCCGCATTAGGCTGATTGACCGCAAGCCGTTCCATACGATGATGACGGAGCTGCACGAGGTCGCTGCAGGACGCGTTGACGAAGATGCCATCAAGATGGACCTGAACAAAATTTTCGCGGGCCTCAAGGTGGACATCGTCCTGGACGAAATCACGAACATTGATTTCAAGAGCAACAAGCTCCAAGGGAAACGGGATACGTATAAGTATGACCATCTTGTTATCGGTACCGGATGTAAGCCGTCATTCTTCGGTATTCCGGGCGCAGAAGAGCATTCCTTCTCGCTGTGGTCGTTCGAGGATGCGGTGAAGCTGAAGCAGCAGATTCGCCAAATGTTCATGGATGCGACGAAAGTGACCGATCCGGAGATGCGCAAGCAGATGCTGACCTTCGTCGTCGTCGGCGCCGGCTTCACCGGCGTGGAAATGATCGGGGAATTGGCGGAATACCGCGAACAGCTGTGCAAGGAATTTTATGTCGATGAATCCGAAGTGCGCCTCGTCGTAGCCGACATGGCCCCGAAGATTTTGCCGATTCTGCCGCAGAATCTTATCGACAAAGCGGATAAATACCTCCGCAAAATGAAGGTTGAGATCATTACCGGAACGAAAATCTCCGGCGTGACCCCGAACTCGGTTATTCTTGGCGAGGACAACGAGATAAAATCGAGCACGGTCATCTGGACGGCTGGGGTCGAAGGTTCCGATCTGGTCGGCAATCTCGACGTGCAGCAGCAGGGCCGCAAGCGCATTTTGACCAATGACAAGCTGCAGTCCGTTGATTATGACAATGTCTATGTTGTCGGCGACAACATCTTCTATATTCCGGAAGGCGAAGAGCGGCCTGTGCCGCAAATGGTCGAGAACGCCGAGCACTCTGCCGGCCTTATCGCCCACAATCTCGTATGCGACATCAAGGGCGGCACGCAAAAATCGTATAAGCCTGCCTTCCACGGCACGATGGTCTCCATTGGCGGACGCTATGGGGTTGCCGCCGTCGGAACACCGAAGAAGCTGTTCCATTTCTCCGGCTTCCTGGCCATGTTCTTCAAGCATATGATTAATATCGTATACTTCTTGCAGGTACTCGGCTTTAACAAGGTCTGGACTTATCTGATGCACGAGGTCTTCCATATCGAGAATCGCAGAAGCTTCGTCGGCGGCCATTTCTCCAAGCGCTCGCCGAACTTCTGGCTCGTGCCCCTGCGCATCTACGTCGGGGTCATGTGGTTACTTCAAGGTTGGGAAAAGGCGGGGAAACTGCTGAAGGATCCTTCCCAAATGTTCTTGATTCCGCCGAAGGCGATGGACGGCGTAACGGCCGCCACGGAAGCGGTAGATGCGGTTCATTCGACCGTAGACGCCCAGACGGCCGCATCGGCCGTAGAAGGGGCAAGCACCGCCATCAAGGCCATTCCGGTGCCGGATTTCATCAAGGGCATGGTCGATTGGTCGATGGATCTGATGTTCTATACGAGTGACGGCGGCTACACCTCGCTGGCTTATATTTTCCAAGGCTGCATGGTAGCGGCCGAGGTTATCTTCGGCATTATGCTTATTCTGGGCTTGTTCACGGCGATTGCCGCGATCGGAACATGCGCGATGAGCGTCATGATCTACACGTCCGGCATGGCACCTTACGAGATGTTCTGGTACTTCTTCGGCGGCATCGCGCTGATCGGCGGTTCCGGAAGCACCTTCGGCTTGGATTACTACTTGTACCCTCGCCTGAAGCGAATCTGGAAGAAGATTCCGATCGTCCGCCGCTGGTACCTGTATACCGATTAA
- a CDS encoding ABC transporter substrate-binding protein has product MRAVKRGALGLALALVFMLTACGGGGAAPTSPGDGAQGAEAPKDLREITFVLEWTPNTNHTGVYVAQQEGYFEAEGLKVNIIQPGTGGADAMIASGAAQFGVSVQESITLARTQNVPIVSLAAIIQHNTSGFAAPRDKHITSPQDFEGKTYGGWGSPVEEMVLRTLMEQEGADYSKIKNINMGSADFFTAVKKDIDFAWIFYGWTGIEAELRNEPIDMMYVNQYSDALDYYTPVIATSEKLIESDPELVKAFMRAVSRGYQHAIDNPEQAAEILLKQVPDLDKELVMASQRWLSPKYRDDAPRWGEQKREVWENYTNWLLQNKLMEKPIDIDKAFTNEFLPEA; this is encoded by the coding sequence ATGCGTGCAGTAAAAAGAGGAGCGCTTGGACTTGCCTTGGCGCTCGTGTTCATGTTGACAGCCTGCGGGGGAGGAGGCGCCGCCCCGACATCGCCAGGAGACGGCGCGCAAGGCGCCGAAGCGCCGAAGGATCTGCGCGAGATTACGTTCGTGCTGGAATGGACGCCGAACACGAACCATACCGGGGTGTATGTCGCCCAGCAAGAAGGATACTTCGAAGCGGAAGGGCTGAAAGTGAACATTATCCAGCCCGGGACGGGCGGAGCCGATGCGATGATCGCGTCCGGCGCCGCGCAATTCGGCGTCAGCGTGCAGGAGAGCATTACGCTGGCGCGCACGCAGAATGTGCCGATCGTATCTTTGGCGGCGATCATTCAGCATAATACGTCCGGGTTCGCCGCCCCGCGGGACAAGCACATTACGTCGCCACAAGATTTCGAAGGCAAGACGTACGGGGGCTGGGGCTCGCCGGTAGAAGAAATGGTTCTGCGTACGCTGATGGAGCAGGAGGGTGCCGACTACAGCAAGATCAAGAACATCAATATGGGCTCTGCCGACTTTTTCACAGCGGTCAAAAAGGATATTGATTTCGCCTGGATCTTCTACGGGTGGACGGGCATTGAGGCCGAGCTGCGCAACGAGCCGATCGATATGATGTACGTCAATCAATATTCGGATGCGCTCGACTACTACACCCCGGTCATCGCCACAAGCGAAAAGCTGATCGAGTCCGATCCCGAGCTGGTCAAGGCGTTCATGCGGGCCGTCTCCCGTGGATATCAGCATGCGATCGACAATCCGGAGCAGGCGGCCGAGATCTTATTGAAGCAGGTGCCTGACCTGGACAAGGAACTGGTTATGGCCAGCCAGCGCTGGCTCAGTCCCAAATATCGCGACGATGCGCCGCGCTGGGGAGAGCAGAAGCGGGAAGTGTGGGAAAACTATACGAACTGGCTCCTGCAGAACAAGCTGATGGAGAAGCCAATCGATATCGACAAGGCGTTCACGAATGAGTTCCTGCCTGAAGCCTGA
- a CDS encoding FMN-binding protein — MKKKIALLLSAVLVVGMLAGCGDKKEDTTATPDTETTTPAEQGQAQGQYKDGTYHAEAGDFDEKSGWKDTLDITVKDGKIAEVNWDAVNKEGGKTKKELGEEYGMKKAGSELEWSEQAKKMEDELIAKQDPTAIAVKDDGTQDAISGVSIHVVGFVKLAEEALASAK; from the coding sequence ATGAAAAAGAAAATTGCACTGCTTTTGTCTGCTGTCTTGGTAGTGGGAATGCTGGCAGGCTGTGGAGATAAGAAAGAAGATACTACAGCAACACCAGATACGGAGACAACAACTCCGGCGGAGCAAGGTCAAGCCCAAGGCCAATATAAAGATGGCACATACCATGCCGAAGCCGGTGACTTCGACGAGAAATCCGGTTGGAAAGATACGCTCGATATCACCGTGAAAGACGGAAAAATTGCAGAAGTGAACTGGGACGCCGTGAACAAAGAAGGCGGAAAAACGAAAAAAGAACTGGGCGAAGAGTACGGCATGAAGAAAGCCGGTTCCGAACTGGAATGGAGCGAGCAAGCGAAAAAAATGGAAGATGAGCTGATTGCGAAGCAAGATCCTACGGCCATCGCAGTGAAAGATGATGGCACCCAGGACGCAATCTCCGGCGTATCCATCCACGTCGTCGGCTTTGTGAAGCTGGCTGAGGAAGCTCTCGCTTCGGCTAAGTAA
- a CDS encoding queuosine precursor transporter, which yields MFNFIWGILFVLANFGFFLLCYRLFGKNGLFAWVGVMTIVANIQVGKTIEMFGIVMTLGNAANASLFMTSDLLNEKYGPKEARRAVWFGFFMLIMTTIIMQMALAFIPQGDEIAQTAQASLAHIFDLMPRVAVGSLTAYLVSQFLDVKLFSMLRERFPKSGQLWIRSNWSTGISQLADSLVFCTIAFAGYYGWDVWIQILLTTYVVKLLLSIASTPFLYWARSFRVPGMESSAGTERSMDRR from the coding sequence ATGTTCAATTTTATATGGGGGATATTGTTTGTCCTTGCCAATTTCGGCTTTTTTCTGCTGTGCTACCGCTTGTTCGGCAAGAACGGCTTGTTCGCCTGGGTCGGCGTCATGACCATCGTCGCCAATATTCAGGTCGGCAAGACGATCGAGATGTTCGGCATCGTGATGACGCTGGGGAACGCGGCGAATGCCAGCTTGTTCATGACCTCGGATCTGCTGAACGAGAAATACGGACCGAAGGAAGCGCGCCGTGCGGTCTGGTTCGGATTTTTCATGCTCATCATGACGACGATTATCATGCAGATGGCTTTGGCCTTCATTCCTCAGGGAGATGAGATTGCCCAGACGGCGCAGGCGTCGCTGGCGCATATTTTCGACTTGATGCCGCGGGTCGCCGTGGGAAGCCTGACAGCCTATCTCGTCAGTCAATTTCTCGATGTCAAGCTGTTCAGCATGCTGCGGGAACGGTTCCCCAAGTCGGGCCAGCTATGGATTCGCAGCAACTGGAGCACGGGAATCAGCCAATTGGCGGACTCGTTGGTCTTCTGCACGATCGCGTTTGCCGGCTATTACGGATGGGATGTGTGGATTCAAATTTTGCTGACGACATATGTCGTCAAGCTGCTGTTGTCGATAGCGTCAACGCCGTTTTTGTATTGGGCGAGAAGCTTCCGCGTGCCGGGAATGGAATCGTCTGCTGGCACGGAACGCAGCATGGACAGACGATAG
- a CDS encoding ABC transporter ATP-binding protein codes for MKAMANLAGPIGGAAGLASAPPPALELEQVDMSYPGTKGRGEGRLQVLDQVSLQVKQGQFVSIIGPSGSGKSTLFHLIGGLLRPDGGHIRMNGEEAAGRTGHVSYMPQQPALFPWRTVEQNVMLAQEIGGRPKREARAEARQWLAKIGLSGYERAYPHELSGGMQQRVAFLRALMNPHELMLLDEPFSALDALTRSEMQRWLIGLWEQHRRSVLFITHSIEEALLLSDTIYVFSSRPARVLREVAVPFPRPRREALTGEESFLRLKQELAGLLQEAQRQGTGGLDK; via the coding sequence ATGAAGGCAATGGCCAACCTGGCCGGGCCGATCGGAGGAGCCGCCGGGCTGGCTTCCGCGCCGCCGCCCGCTCTGGAGCTGGAGCAGGTGGACATGTCTTATCCGGGGACAAAGGGCCGCGGCGAAGGACGGCTGCAGGTGCTGGACCAAGTGTCGCTGCAGGTGAAGCAGGGCCAATTCGTGTCCATCATCGGTCCCTCTGGCTCCGGGAAGAGCACATTGTTCCACCTGATCGGCGGCCTGCTGCGCCCGGACGGCGGCCATATCCGGATGAACGGGGAAGAGGCGGCTGGGCGGACGGGGCATGTCAGCTACATGCCTCAGCAGCCGGCGCTCTTCCCGTGGCGGACGGTGGAGCAGAACGTCATGCTGGCCCAGGAGATCGGCGGCCGGCCGAAGAGGGAGGCCCGCGCGGAAGCGCGGCAGTGGCTGGCGAAGATCGGCTTGTCCGGCTATGAGCGGGCGTATCCGCATGAGCTGTCCGGCGGCATGCAGCAGCGCGTCGCGTTCCTGCGCGCCCTGATGAACCCGCATGAACTGATGCTGCTCGATGAGCCGTTCAGCGCGCTCGACGCCCTGACCCGCAGCGAGATGCAGCGCTGGCTCATCGGCCTGTGGGAGCAGCACCGGCGCTCCGTGCTGTTCATTACCCACAGTATCGAAGAAGCGCTGCTGCTCTCCGATACGATCTACGTGTTCTCCAGCCGCCCTGCCCGCGTGCTGCGGGAGGTGGCTGTTCCGTTCCCGCGGCCGCGGCGCGAGGCGCTGACGGGAGAGGAATCCTTTCTCCGCTTGAAGCAGGAGCTGGCCGGGCTGCTCCAGGAGGCGCAGCGGCAGGGGACGGGCGGACTGGACAAATAA
- a CDS encoding polyprenyl synthetase family protein produces MKSFDGTLQERLHIPLARINRDLERIVLHDPDVSSRSIVALSVMDLIRAGGKRLRPIMTIVGSRFGSRPETDSVYQLAAMVEMVHAASLVHDDILDQAETRRGQPALHRKTGIYSAVHIGNYIMCRVMELASANGQEAEKYIHELASVTTTQLCLGEYQQMEQRFNLDIPLEAYWEKTRNKTALLMATCLQLGAKAADADPDVVDSLYRFGELLGMAFQIRDDIMDFTATAEELGKPAGTDLRNGHVTLPVMMAMKDEATASKLRQLLRPDASEAALDEAIELVRQSGGLEEALAVSHRFMKQAWDVTEQLSAFPAHADLRTLWSYFEARTY; encoded by the coding sequence ATGAAGTCATTTGACGGCACGCTGCAGGAACGCCTGCATATCCCGCTCGCTCGCATCAACCGCGACCTGGAACGAATTGTGCTGCATGACCCGGATGTATCCTCCCGATCCATCGTCGCGCTCAGCGTCATGGATCTCATCCGCGCTGGAGGCAAGCGTCTGCGGCCGATCATGACGATCGTCGGCAGCCGGTTCGGCTCCCGTCCGGAGACGGACAGCGTCTATCAATTGGCCGCGATGGTCGAAATGGTCCACGCCGCCTCTCTCGTTCACGACGATATTCTGGATCAGGCTGAGACGCGGCGCGGGCAGCCTGCCCTGCATCGCAAGACCGGCATCTATTCCGCGGTCCATATCGGGAATTATATTATGTGCCGCGTCATGGAGCTCGCCTCCGCCAACGGGCAGGAGGCGGAAAAGTATATCCACGAGCTGGCCTCGGTCACGACGACCCAGCTCTGTCTCGGGGAATACCAGCAGATGGAGCAGCGCTTCAATCTCGATATCCCGCTCGAGGCCTATTGGGAGAAGACCCGCAACAAGACCGCCCTGCTGATGGCCACCTGCCTGCAGCTGGGCGCCAAGGCCGCCGACGCCGATCCGGACGTCGTGGACAGCCTGTACCGTTTCGGCGAGCTGCTCGGCATGGCCTTCCAGATTCGGGACGACATCATGGACTTCACGGCGACGGCCGAGGAGCTGGGCAAGCCGGCAGGCACCGACCTGCGGAACGGTCATGTCACCCTGCCCGTCATGATGGCGATGAAGGATGAGGCCACGGCAAGCAAGCTGCGCCAGCTGCTGCGCCCGGACGCCTCCGAAGCGGCGCTGGACGAAGCAATCGAGCTCGTCCGGCAGAGCGGCGGCCTGGAGGAAGCGCTGGCGGTAAGCCACCGGTTCATGAAGCAGGCTTGGGACGTCACGGAGCAGCTGTCCGCATTTCCGGCGCATGCCGACCTGCGCACGCTGTGGTCCTATTTCGAGGCGCGGACGTATTGA